From a single Anoplolepis gracilipes chromosome 3, ASM4749672v1, whole genome shotgun sequence genomic region:
- the LOC140663895 gene encoding uncharacterized protein, giving the protein MDAMKLEGSLQEANALFMETSMNAANKTNSIQSSKENKDVGSSSHNYACTICAFPCQTKGSLVKHMQLHEHTCSICNGLFESSKNLQNHMTTSHGEVKFLCKLCNTTFWAKSDLRKHFMTKHLDPFCNICNICNQEFQTMYAITRHMHRVHSNVCVACTICKCDFTSFKALKSHNKHVHLKSGFQCGICGRRDIFNVVDLETHLRRHKDKQRVLSMHVCTTCGQCFDKKPHLSEHMIKYHGKTNPYVCPVCKRSFEKRSNQIQHILTHMHNVYACDICGAKFPRRSSLVSHRKMHPGPLGPLPDIPVTGIVSKFVRDYLNSNKGLADP; this is encoded by the coding sequence ATGGATGCAATGAAACTCGAAGGAAGCCTTCAGGAAGCAAATGCATTGTTTATGGAAACGTCTATGAACGCTGCCAATAAAACAAACAGCATACAGAGTAGTAAAGAAAATAAGGATGTAGGAAGTTCATCACACAATTATGCGTGTACTATTTGTGCTTTTCCGTGCCAAACGAAAGGGAGTTTAGTAAAACACATGCAGCTTCACGAACATACATGTAGCATCTGCAACGGGTTGTTTGAATCATCGAAAAATCTACAGAATCACATGACCACAAGTCACGGCGAGGTCAAGTTCTTGTGTAAATTGTGTAACACCACTTTTTGGGCTAAGTCGGACTtgagaaaacattttatgaCAAAGCATTTGGATCCTTTTTGCAACATCTGCAACATTTGTAATCAGGAATTTCAAACGATGTACGCTATTACGAGACATATGCATCGCGTACATAGTAATGTCTGTGTAGCGTGCACTATCTGCAAATGCGATTTTACTAGCTTTAAAGCGTTAAAGTCGCACAACAAACACGTTCATTTGAAGTCAGGTTTCCAGTGTGGCATCTGCGGGAGACGAGATATCTTCAATGTGGTTGATTTGGAAACACATTTACGCCGACACAAAGATAAACAGCGCGTATTAAGCATGCATGTTTGTACAACGTGCGGACAGTGTTTCGATAAGAAGCCTCATTTATCCGAACACATGATCAAATACCACGGCAAAACTAATCCTTACGTATGTCCGGTTTGCAAAAGAAGTTTCGAAAAACGTTCGAATCAAATACAACATATTCTGACGCACATGCATAATGTATATGCGTGCGATATCTGCGGAGCGAAATTTCCGCGAAGGTCTTCTTTAGTATCCCATAGAAAAATGCATCCTGGACCGCTTGGGCCATTGCCTGACATACCCGTGACAGGCATTGTGAGCAAGTTTGTTA